The Arachis ipaensis cultivar K30076 chromosome B03, Araip1.1, whole genome shotgun sequence region TCTTGACAAGAAACTCAACCCATTCCTTTCTCTCAAACTCTCCATCACCTATATCCATGCTCATCAAAGTCCAATCAAAGTACTCTCTTACGCACCCTAAGTTTTAGCAAATCTTAGGAATTGGATAGAATGTTGGATGTTTTTTTTAGAAATGGACCAATTTAATTCAAACTCTCtaacaatttatatgaataagtaagaaagaaaattaaattataaaatgttCTGGTAATAATGAATAATGATTAATGATTATATACATTTACATTTTGCTATATACATCAATAGACTTTAAGCTGGGGACCCTGTCAAAATTTGGCTTTCAATCCTAGGTATCCACTCATAAAGGATATCATTCACTTGTTCTGGCACCTCATCGTGCGGACAATGGCCTGTAATGTTAGAAGTTTAAAAATTTTGGAtatcattaaaaaattaaaagttaaaaatagATGAACAAGTATAAAAAGTTATAGTTACCAGCATCCAATTCTTTAATTACAAGTCCATCGCAATGTTCTTTCAGTGTAGCCACCCTGGAACTGGAGTCAGAAATTGGATCTTTCATCCCCTGATAACAAAGAAATCAATAACAAGATACGAAGCTATACCAGAGATTAATTCACATACATATATCATATCAACTTCAAATTTTCTTGCCATTAACGTTAGAGTACCTGTATAATCAGAACCTTTTCCCTGAATTCTTCAATAAGAAAATTAAGAGGTATGGAAAGATTAAAACTGAAGATGCTTTCCACGACCACAGGAGAACCAGGATCATAAGACTTTTACATATGTAAGGAGATGGCAAAATGAGCCATGTATACACATCAGAATAATGCAAAACTCAAAGTGAAGCAAATTACTAAAAAGTAAAAGCCAAGAAGAAGAGGATACTGCTCTTAGCATTTTATTTATGAGCCCATCATCTGCTCTTTCTGTCCGCTGCATGCGAAGTTAAATGCCTCAGAACCAAGCAAGATCCACACCAAAAATGTGAGACATAATTATACCTTTGAAACACTTACAGTTGGATAACATTTCTTAACTAACTCCTGAATCCGTAACCTCAAATATAGTAGAAGAACACGAGAGCCCAACCAGGAGGCGCCGGAGGTTTTTCTATCCTGAATAGGAAAGCATGTTATAGGACTCGGTAAttgaattattttataataaattatcAAGATTGTCATATTATTACAAGAAATGCTTTGAGAAATTATAAAATAGATTTGAATTAAATCTAATCAATCATACTAGGTGTGCATAAAAAATCAGACACCAAATCAGCAATTCATATAGAATACATATTAGAATAcgaaatatacatatatacacataCATGGTGGCAGATGTGCGCGTAGATTTATCTCATCTAAGAAACAAACTTAACTTGGACCAAATCAATCACCCAAACCCCAACTTTCATTGATGCATTTcgctctttcattctatttttaatttgctGAATCAAAAATCTAGTAATCTGCTCCAAATCATTTAAAGCAGCAAAATAAATAGTCTCATGCAGAAGTCATTTTCCAGATAAATCAAACAGAAAAAAATCCATGTACTACTATGCTCCAAGTTCTATGGTATAGTTTCAGTTGTTCTGATTTACACTTACTTCAGGTAAAGGTATGTATGTATAACTAGGGACGACATTGCCAGCACTGTTGATTAGGACTACAGATTTGACCAAAACACTCCAAAGACAAGAAACAATGGATACGAAATAACCTGGAGTAAGAAAAACAATTATCAAATCATCAACAGCGGATGAAGAGACaagtagaaaaaaaatatagaaatgcAACAAGCTACAAATTTCTGTGTGTGTGTAAGTGTGAAAAGGACAGAtttttttagaggaagtacacccAATTTATGTAATCATACCACCAATTGAGTTCCCGACAAGGTGGACAGGTTCACCCACAACATCAACAATAAAATCTCTCAATAGTTCGGCCCACAAGAGTTCAGTATACACAATATTTGGCTTTTCTGAATTGCCAAATCCTAACAATGTAATAGCCCAAACACGATTTCCAGCTCCAGCTAAACCATTTATGTTGTCACGGTAGTGCTCTGCGAAAGCGCCAAATCCATGCACAAGAACAACAGCAGGACCATCATTGCCAGCAACTGTATACTAACAAAACCAATTTTTGGGTTCTTAATTCATTAAATTGACAAAAGAGAGTTGACTGGCCATTTGGAAATGAATCAATCGTTGAGTATGATAAATCAGTTGAATACCTGAATAAGAAAACCATTCCATTTCCACATCCGTGTTGAGTGTATCCCatcattgtttgtttgatttctcAAAGCCATAAGCCAGTACCACTATGTTccaaaaaattaaatgaatagATCATTTGATAAGAAAGGTCAAGGAAAGTTTTCTGTTACAACTAATAAGAAATAACCAAATCAATAAggcagaaaaaaaaattgtattctaATATAGCAAAATTGCTAAAACTAGCACCTCCTTTGAGCACACAGCATCAACTGCTCCTGCAATTGTGGTAGCTGAATATCCAAAGGGAGATATAAATCCTGCATTTCGTTCTCTCTCATATTTGATAGCTTCATAGTGTACACTTCTTCTAGATATAATGCCAAGAGATAGAGCAGGACCAAAGAGTGCAATAAATGATGCTCCATTCCGACTTTCAGAAGCACGTACTTTTTCATGTATCCTGCACAGATTTAAAGGTGAAAAGACATTTCACTGTTCGTGTTTTTAAACTGACCTCTAGACTCCATACTCAAGACCCTAGAAGATATTAGCCAACAAATAATCACAAAAGCCAGGTTTTTACTACATACTCTTGCCAGTCATCACGAGCTGTTCCCTCGAAATATCTCAAATATGCAGCCAAGGCATTTAATACATTGTTTGTTCCACCTCCTACAGCATTACCTTTTTGTGACAGGAAAACAGATTCATTTGATTTCTTTGACTGCAGTTGCCTAGAGTCATAACTTCCTTCACTGCTCCCACTAGACTTCATTATTTTATTCCGTAATAAGGTTTCAGCTGATGTCAACTTGATTGAGTTCCACCTCTCTCTCAATCTCCCTTGGTTGCTGGTAATGAAATTCTTTACATCATCATATACAGGAAGAGTACCTATTTCAATGAAAATCTATCATATGACTTTGGCCACTTTACAAGTGCAAGATGTTAAATGgattaaaaaaatggaaaatataATATCAAATACTCTTCCAAAAGAAGATTCATGACAAGTGACAAGAAAAGTCAACCACCACAGAACTCACCCCAGTCCAGTTCCATGTCTGCAGCAGGTAATTTTGACAGCTGAAGTGGTTCAGTTACAGGTAGTCGAAGTTTCTTAAAGTCATCGTATGATGCAGGAAGATTTTGCAGAACCTATTGGATAGTGATAGAAACGACCAAATCAATTATCGACAAGTTAATAAAAGTAATCACCAATTACCACATATAAATTCTTCAACTCTTGAACAATTTAGATAGCCAAAGAAGCCAAGAATCAATCAGATACCTACATTTACATCATAAAATGGAGTGTTCCATAATTCAATCCTAGGAGCACGTTCTCGAACCGTGACAGATTTCATACACTCCTTCATAACATCCAAAAGCAAGTACAATTCATACTCCACCTCTTGTTCTGCAAATACACAACTGGCATTCACCTGTTCCACCCTGGGCGATGAATTTGTTCAACAAAAGCAATTGATAATTCTTAATTCAAGATCTCATCATGCACTTTGGCGGAAAAAAAGTTCTCATTATGCACGGACATGTATTGTGGCGTCATCAGTAACTAATCAACTAAGTAACTCACTATAAAAATTAACTAACTGTGTAACTAATCAACTAAAGAAGTAACTAACTAACTGAAGAGTAACAACCTCAGATGCAAGCTGTTGTATGACGTGCTCTGCGTTCCCGAATCTAATCATGAGATTGGAGCCGCGTTCCTTCAAGGAGTTCCTCAAATCTTGCAGCGCGAACGCGCGAactctgtgtttgggtgtattatgcagatctctatgcagaccgtcatatatgggttccaatctatctggatcaccacttcatattatagtacctgtaaatcagacattttgaatactccagagagagtttaattaattttggtcttgtggacaacaaatggctttcaggtagtgttgggttaaaatctgcagtagatgtgtaaatttaattttttatcgggtgtatttatagtctgtgtttgggtgtattatgcagatctctatgcagaccgtcacatatgggttcctatctatctggatcaccacttctgggcagggatgtgcagcaagaagaagaaaaagaattttagaaaccatgaaaatcgaaaaaaaaaacgaagaagaagaagaagaagaggaggaaccgTTTGAGTTTGAGTGGGGCACGTGTAGTTACGCTCCATTCAAAATGAGTTAATGCGCGTGTTAATGAAGTTTGGGCTGataacttgtaaaacttgtacggcatgattatgttttttttttggtgactatccagatgattatgtttattattctTAATTGGATTTACTCCTACATAGTTAATAATAGATAGATATTTAATTCATTAGATAGTTATCCTAATGTTATGATTTAAGAGATAATTTAGGAtagagtattttttattttattggatcAATTTTAGAACCTATTATTTATATTGTTTACAAaaattattatctatttaataaaaCTGAATCATTNNNNNNNNNNNNNNNNNNNNNNNNNNNNNNNNNNNNNNNNNNNNNNNNNNNNNNNNNNNNNNNNNNGCTACAAATCACAATAGTTGTTACCCTAGCATTcctcataaaataaataataaaaaattatattttatcttttaaaataaaattcaaaattgagTGAATTCAAATCCATTAACCTTATATACAAGTACTGCGGGTTTAAAAATGAAAGAAAGCATCACTGCAAGCAAATACGGCTCAATATGTAACTGTAGCTCATTTATCTTATTAGATCCTGCATATCATAACACTGCTATGGAGGTTGTGGGGCTGAATAGCGTAGTACTAATTTAACTGTTCTATTCCCACCTCCGACTAAGAATCTAAAAGTATGAAGATATTTGGCGGTGGCGGCGGCAGTGACGGCGGCATGTTGAGGTCTCTTAAGAGCGTTGGCAGAGCGGTTTCAAGGTCAAGGGAAAGTCTTGGTGTTCCTGTTACTCCTCCACGTAGTGAtcccttttcttcttcatcttcttctcacAAAGAACAACTTTCATCATTATTAAACCCTCTCTCCTTCCCCTCCGCTCGATTTCTCTACGCTAAGAAACTATCCGCTTGTGCTGATGAGAGCGAGTGGGTTTGTGTTGATGGGTTTGAGCGCCATGGCGGTTACGTTATAGGCCCTGTTCCTTCTCACAGTGAAGTTGATCATGCTGTCTCTGCTCTCCAACAGTATGCATGTCTTTATTTTCACTTTCTActtttctttgcttttctttttattttgaaaataatgaaATACTAAACAATCAGGTAAGGTGGAACAAAAACGTTCCGCTCAcgctaaaatcagccaccaattcCGTCAATATATATTTGtttataaatatatattctaTTTACCTCATTTTTAAAGCGTATTCTATAAGGGTGGCTGATTGTTGGCGTATTGAAGTTGTAATTGAATAGTGGGAGTTGAGTGTTACCGTGTTCAATGTTGCAGGGTGTTTGCGGACCAAGTTTCTTCTTCAGATTCAAAAGTGTCTGACCCAGACTGGGAAGAACCCTCTTTGTCTTCATATAATTCAGCATCATTGCAACCTAACAATGCATATGATAGAGTTTATTATGCATTTCATTTGTTGAAGAATGATCCTTATGTTCAGGTCAATTCttttagtcctgttagtctcagTCAGAACCTCTTGTATGTAACCGCACACAAAAAGGAATGAAAGCTAAAAGCTTTTGCTTGATTATGTATGAAACTCCCTGTCATAATGTTCACTTTGTTAAAAATATATGCTTTTTCCGGAATCTAACATAGACAATATAAAGCAGTAACATGGTTCTGCTAGGAAAACACACTTAACTgttactaatttaaattattacaTGTATTTAACcaattgttgttgctgctgcagAGAATGGTGAAGTCATTATCATCTGATAAAGTTGTTTGGGATGCTGTTCTGGAGAATGAAGCTGTGCGGGAATTGAGGGAGGCGATCTCGGCAGGTTGGTATTTAAGTCTGTCCTACTTGAACAGATTAAGGTGTAGATTTGTCTGTAGTTCATGCTGATAATTGCTATGAGCTTCCATATCAGATGAGGAGGAGCATGAtccttctgatgatgatgatgatgatggtgatgactCCTTCCATGCAAGAAATTTTGTTGTGAGGATATTTGAGAGTGCAGGAGCCATATTCAAGGAGATTATTGAGAAAATTACTAATTTAGTGAATAAGCTGTTTCAACCTATATTTAACAGGAGGACACATGCAAATGCAGAAAGCCTGGATGCTTTCAATGACAAGCTGAGAAATTCATTTATCCTTTCTATCATGGTCCTTATGTTTGTGCTGCTGACTCGAGCTCAAGCTAGGGTTTGACATAATTTGTGGAAACGAGATGTAGGACAGAAGTTTTGGATTGGGACTcactgttttattttattttattttattttattttatttttgtcatttatCAGATAAAAATATTGTTTCATGCTTGAAGTATCAATTGTGTTTAGCATGAAAGCAATGTTAGCATTATTTTACaaatttatggttaaattatTGCGTGTTTTTGTCCTTATTTCTTTGGAGTTTGGACTTTTACATGTTAGCATTATTTTATGTATGAAGTTAGATTATACTTTTACGATGTACTTGATTGTTGTTTCAACATAAATGAGATATAGACATAGATACACAAGAGTACATAAATATAAGAAGACACTAATTTGACATTGTGTTTGGTAACTTAGACAGGACAGAACACaccatttattattatattaaaattttaattttactcttaTTATTTTAGCATTTTAATGTTAGTAGAGGGCATTcccaaaaatttaaattgattttggggttcaccaagactcgaactcttgaccttttgaATCTAGTGCTCTAATACcatgcatgataccactcatcccaaaaacttcaATTAATGAGAAAAAGTAacattaatgattatatctctaatactctctaaacttccattgtacacattgtataaatattccattggctcctcatactttccctttCTTTTAACATAGCTGGGATATTTTTCAACACAATAGGTAGATAGTGCTTTAGTAAAGAAGATCCATGAAGTGTTTCAATGAAATTGGGAAGTGGAAGTCAGATTAACATAATGTATAATAAACTCCACAGATGACCTTATGGTTAAACAACCTTGAAGTGAACTAGAAGTTATTCTACAGCAAGATAGCATGTGAATTTTTTCGTCTTTTATTTCTTCAACCTGTTTCATGTTAATAAATTTGACCGTAATTTTATGCAATACCTGAATtgttatcttttctaactattgGATATAAAAGACCAAATAAGCAAATTGAGAATATTATCAACATCTGTCAATTATGCACTTCTTACATGGAAtaatattttctgtttttaaatggtattttatttaagtagaattAGTTGCGAATTGACCGCTTGGACAAATTTTTTAAATGGTATTTTTCAACACAATAGGTAAATAGTGCTTTAGTAAAGAAATCCATGAAGTGTTTCAATGAAATTGGGATGTGGAAGTCAGATTAACATAATGTACAATAAACTCCACAGATGACCTTATGGTTAAATAAGCCTTGAAGTGAACTAGAAGTTATTCTACAGCGAGATTTAGAGCCCGTTTGGGAAGTAACAGAAGTTACTTTTTCTGACATTTGAATTATGAAAAGTTACAGTACGCGTGTTTGGCATTATTTTAAAAAgaacttttaatttttcgaaaagttAATTCataactttttgaaaaagtaGAAATATATGATTTCTCCTCCTTGATAAGTCATTCtatcattttcaaaaaaaataacctcaaaacaaaaaaatctacttcattcttaaaaaaatactaaaaatattgGCTCTCCACCACTATTTTCACCCAAGGTTTCATCTGTTAGAAGCATTGGCCTTCCACCATCATTTTCAGGTAATGATTTATCTACTGAAAATATTGACCCTCCACCACCATTTTAAAACAATATTCTATCTGAACCACCTTATTGCATATATTCTTTCCAGTTTTTTTATCATCTTActactc contains the following coding sequences:
- the LOC107634197 gene encoding uncharacterized protein LOC107634197 isoform X2; the encoded protein is MKIFGGGGGSDGGMLRSLKSVGRAVSRSRESLGVPVTPPRSDPFSSSSSSHKEQLSSLLNPLSFPSARFLYAKKLSACADESEWVCVDGFERHGGYVIGPVPSHSEVDHAVSALQQVFADQVSSSDSKVSDPDWEEPSLSSYNSASLQPNNAYDRVYYAFHLLKNDPYVQRMVKSLSSDKVVWDAVLENEAVRELREAISADEEEHDPSDDDDDDGDDSFHARNFVVRIFESAGAIFKEIIEKITNLVNKLFQPIFNRRTHANAESLDAFNDKLRNSFILSIMVLMFVLLTRAQARV
- the LOC107634197 gene encoding uncharacterized protein LOC107634197 isoform X3, which produces MKIFGGGGGSDGGMLRSLKSVGRAVSRSRESLGVPVTPPRSDPFSSSSSSHKEQLSSLLNPLSFPSARFLYAKKLSACADESEWVCVDGFERHGGYVIGPVPSHSEVDHAVSALQQVFADQVSSSDSKVSDPDWEEPSLSSYNSASLQPNNAYDRVYYAFHLLKNDPYVQRMVKSLSSDKVVWDAVLENEAVRELREAISAGGHMQMQKAWMLSMTS
- the LOC107634197 gene encoding uncharacterized protein LOC107634197 isoform X1 — its product is MKIFGGGGGSDGGMLRSLKSVGRAVSRSRESLGVPVTPPRSDPFSSSSSSHKEQLSSLLNPLSFPSARFLYAKKLSACADESEWVCVDGFERHGGYVIGPVPSHSEVDHAVSALQQVFADQVSSSDSKVSDPDWEEPSLSSYNSASLQPNNAYDRVYYAFHLLKNDPYVQRMVKSLSSDKVVWDAVLENEAVRELREAISAASISDEEEHDPSDDDDDDGDDSFHARNFVVRIFESAGAIFKEIIEKITNLVNKLFQPIFNRRTHANAESLDAFNDKLRNSFILSIMVLMFVLLTRAQARV
- the LOC107629721 gene encoding uncharacterized protein LOC107629721 — translated: MIRFGNAEHVIQQLASEVNASCVFAEQEVEYELYLLLDVMKECMKSVTVRERAPRIELWNTPFYDVNVLQNLPASYDDFKKLRLPVTEPLQLSKLPAADMELDWGTLPVYDDVKNFITSNQGRLRERWNSIKLTSAETLLRNKIMKSSGSSEGSYDSRQLQSKKSNESVFLSQKGNAVGGGTNNVLNALAAYLRYFEGTARDDWQEIHEKVRASESRNGASFIALFGPALSLGIISRRSVHYEAIKYERERNAGFISPFGYSATTIAGAVDAVCSKEWYWLMALRNQTNNDGIHSTRMWKWNGFLIQYTVAGNDGPAVVLVHGFGAFAEHYRDNINGLAGAGNRVWAITLLGFGNSEKPNIVYTELLWAELLRDFIVDVVGEPVHLVGNSIGGYFVSIVSCLWSVLVKSVVLINSAGNVVPSYTYIPLPEDRKTSGASWLGSRVLLLYLRLRIQELVKKCYPTRTERADDGLINKMLRASYDPGSPVVVESIFSFNLSIPLNFLIEEFREKVLIIQGMKDPISDSSSRVATLKEHCDGLVIKELDAGHCPHDEVPEQVNDILYEWIPRIESQILTGSPA